tacaataaataATGAATAAATACAACTAGTCTAaggaaaacatcaagtaatgtgtggatttacatgtaggatagcccaagctagtcctataatcacacaaacatcaagCATTAGGCTTGTTcattacttgtgggttaaaacccaaacaaaacagaaagtatgtgaggtttacacctctgatttcacatgtctcaaccttgtttttaagcctaaccaaccataagatAGGTTGTAAGCATcaggacataggtttgagtgagttaaactcaaGTTTAAGTAAGTACTGATaaagattaatgaaaacaaatTTGAACAGTGGACTTTGAAGCCTATTTGCCGAAGTTCCAGGGGTTTATTCATTGAGAAACACCCATGGAATCGAAGATAAGGTCAAGCCAAGCGTCTTGGAAAAAGAATGAGCTAAAACGGatgagaaatgaagaagttatgcccaTTTTCGTAAAGCTCAATGAATCTGTCCGAACTCTGATTTGCAGCAACGTTTTTGAGTGATTGAGAGAGTTGTGAGGGTGTTTCTAAAATGTAAAAGACTTGGGAGGCcttgggtatttataatgaaCTAATTAGGGTTGGTTTTGGGAGGATAATTAATGCTAAAAatggtttaaaactcaaaaaaaaaaacatcaaaaccCGCTAAAAAACGCGCTGGATTGCGGCCTGATTAAAGCTGGTTGCTGTTGACGAGTTGATATATAAAATATGAGCTGGGTTTCTTCACATGTGAAGACCCAGCTCAGCTGGCTGCGCGCGTGTTGTTTGGGACGagtgacccgggttcgagtcccgtgGTCAGCGTTCTTTTTATTCCTTTTTATTCCTTGTTTTATTATACTTTCAAATATTACCAAATTAGTCCCTGCACTTTAATTAACCATGATATATTATTTAGAAAGGGAACTAACCTCATTTTAAACTTGACTAACTAAGTTATATTATAAAAGAAAGAAACTAACTTATAGTTTTAAACTATAGTTTACTAACTTTAATATTTAATGAGGTTAAATAGATTATTAATACAAATAAacttttaaataacaaaattaattagtttaattaatttaattagtttAAATAATTTGAATAATAACCATATTTATTACGAATAATATTCTTTAAACGTTTATTTATTTCACGAAGCTTTCGAGTCTCATTATTCTAAGAGTTTTACCCAGTTTAACGAGTATCAAGTGTCGGTAAATAACGAATCAAGAACCCATGAATCATATTTCGTTCAAAAGGTGTATATTTCACAAGTTTCATGTATTTGCAAGATTGGCACGAAGTTTCCAAGAATTACGAATAAGCATCAATTGTTTCACGAAGTCGAATGTATGAGCATGTATACGGTATGTACAACATGTATTTGACAAAATACGAGTTTTATTGATAATCCAAGTCTGGGATTTTACGATGATTACAAAGAAAGAACGATTACAAGGAcgcaagatttccaaaaatagagttcaagcaatggtttctaagtatggaaagtatgaaaacgcagggcgttacacgtgagatgtggcctaaacgttgatacCATAATTTAGATGATGTTTCCAAATCATGTTTTCGTTTTCGTTTGTTGATTTTCTCATTTacgttatatgacaacaaagatttcgAAAAGCTATGATCTAGTTCTAACTTATAGAGATTTCCATCCAGATAACCACAACCAAGAACTTGGGATTTTAAACTAATAGTGACCTTTCCATGTCCATGTAAAATTTCAAAACCATCATTGTCAAACTTTGATACTGATACTAAATTCCGAGTAATTTTCGGTACATATAATATATCATAAATTTTAATACAATGACCAGTTTTCATAATAAGTTGCATGGTTCCTATGGCCTCAACTTCAAGTTCTTTCCCTCATCCCGTTCTAATTGTTCTTTGCTTTCTTTCCAGCCTCTGGATTGTAAAGAATCCCTGTGtggaattggtaacatgaaccattgAACCAGAGTCAACCCACCATGTGTTAATTGGTACATTAATATTAAAGGATTCAATTATCATAAATGCATCagtacctttcttagccagccattCCTTGAATTTTGAACAATCTCGTTGCAAGTGCCCTTTGTTATGGTAGAACTTGCAACGAGACTGTCCTTTGGAGACATTTGGGCTGGAAACAGTATTTGAATTAGCTTTCTGGACTTTGGAACTTTACCCTTTAAAATTTCCCTTCCTTTTCACTGACTTAGTGGTAGCGATATAAGCAACTTCTGGCTGCTCTAGTTTTAAACGTTCCTCTTCCTGCACACACATTGCTATCAACTCACTCATTGTCCATTTGTCTTtctgagtgttatagttgatctTAAAAGCATTAAAACGTGCAGGAAGAGAAGTCATGATGAAGTGTACTAGAAAACCGTCGCTTATTTCCATGTCTAATCCCTTTAACTTATGGGCCATGTCGCTCATCATCATTATGTGCTCACGCACACCACTAGTCCCTTCATATTTTGTGGTAAGCATCTTCAAAATTAGAGAACTCGCATGTGCATTAGAAGATCCCTT
Above is a window of Helianthus annuus cultivar XRQ/B chromosome 14, HanXRQr2.0-SUNRISE, whole genome shotgun sequence DNA encoding:
- the LOC110906793 gene encoding uncharacterized protein LOC110906793 translates to MVDLDYALRHDLPAALTAESTTDKKIKHEKWERSNRMSLMVIKNFISSAIRGAIPDSENAKEYLNSVEEQFKGSSNAHASSLILKMLTTKYEGTSGVREHIMMMSDMAHKLKGLDMEISDGFLVHFIMTSLPARFNAFKINYNTQKDKWTMSELIAMCVQEEERLKLEQPEVAYIATTKSVKRKGNFKG